The Anaerobaca lacustris nucleotide sequence ACCTGCTGGTGCTGCCGGAACTGACGGCGATCCGGCTCGATCGGATCGACCTCTCGCAAGTCGCCGAGGGGTATCTCCTTGCACCGACGCCGGGCGCGCCCAACCACGTGGCGCTGCGGCAGATCGGTCCGGCCATTCGTGACCTCACGGAAAATCCGCCACCGCCGACGGCCAACGAAGACATGGTCATTACCGCCCGCGTCAGCGAGACGCTGGAGCCGGTGCTCGGGGTCCAGTTGACGTGGGTGGTGGGACTCGACGCAGACAGACGACTCATGTCGAGCGATATCGTGGACATGGTGGACGATGGGACAGGGGCCGACGCAGTCGCCGGCGACGGGATCTACACGGCGGTGGTCCCTTCGCAATTCTACGTGGCAGGCGACATGGTCCGCTGGTTCGTCAGCGCAATCGACGCCGCCGGCCAGATTTCGCGGGCCCCGCTCTTTCCCTATCATGACAATTCGCCGAAGTATCATGGAACGGTCGTGCAGGACCCCGCGATCCAGACATCGCTGCCCGTGCTCTACTGGTTTTCGGAGCAGCCCGCTCGAACACGCACGCGAGCCGGAGGTCGGGCGTCCGTGTTCTTCGATGGCCAGTTCTATGACAACGTGTTCGTCCGCGAACGCGGCGGCTACACCGCAGGCGGTTCGCAGAAGTTCGTTTTCAATCGCGGACACCGGTTCCGTTTCTCGCCCGATCACGAGCGCGTCCGGGAGTTCAACCTGAACAGCAATGGCTCGGACTCCAGTTATCTGCGCCAGCCGCTGGCCTTCGAGACGATGCGCAACGCCGGAAGCCCGGCTTGCATTTCGTTCCTGATGCTGTCGGTGCTCAATGGCAGCGTCGATCGCGTGGGCATTTTCATCGAGCAGGTGGACGAGGAGTTTCTCGAACGCAACGGACTGGATCCGGCCGGAGCGCTGTATAAGTTCGTACAACGATCGTCGTCGGCCCCGGTGTTCAACGACATCAGTTCAGGCATCGAGAAGAAGACACGAGAGAACGAGGGGTTTGACGACGTCGCCGCCATCGTGGCAGGCCTGAATGCCTCATCGGAACAAAGGCAGAAAGCGTTCGTCTTCGACCACTTCAATCTGCCGCAGATGATGTGCTATCTGGCCGCTCGATGTCTGCTCCAGGACACCGACGACATTCGCAAGAACTTCTACTTCTATCGCAACACCGATGGGACCGGCGAATGGTCGATCTTCCCGTGGGACAAGGACTGGACCTTCGGCGTGGTCGGAGACGGCGGGGTTTACACAACACATCCTTTCCTCGGCGCCGATTCGCATCCGAAGGCCGGCGGTTCGCAATGGAGCGTGTATCTGAGCGTGATATATCACCTTCCTGAGACGCAGGAGATGTTCCTGCGGCGGCTCAGGACGGTCATGGACGAACAGCTTCAGGCCCCCGGCACACCTGCCAATCAACTGCTCTTCGAGAAGCGGATCGACGAAATGCTCGCCCAGGGGCAAGGGTACCTTTCCGGGTCTGTCACCTCATTGCGCAGCTATTTCCCGCCCCGCCGCAGCCAGTTGTATGTCGATCACAGCATTCACAACACCACCAACCCGCCCGCGGGAGGCGTGGCCGGGATCCCGGATTCTCAACCCGAAGATGCGTTTGTCACCTTCGGCGAATATGACTATAACCCGGTCTCCGGTCATCAGGATGAGGAGTACATTGAACTGGTGAATCCGAACGCCTACGCCGTGGACGTCTCCGGCTGGCAGATCACCGGCGGCGTCGAGCACGAGTTCGCACCCGGCACGGTTCTCATTGCCGGCGGCCGGCTGTACGTCTCGCCCAACGTGCGGGCCTTTCGACAACGACTTGTCCCAGCGACGGGCGGACAAGGTCTGTTCGTGCAGGGCAACTACAAGGGCCATCTGTCCAGTTGGGGTGAAACGCTGAACCTGCTGGACCGGTATGGACGCCTCGTCGATACCCTGACCTATGAGGGCGACCCGAGCGACCAGCAGCGATATCTGCGCGTCACCGAGATCATGTACCATCCGGCCGCAGGCGGGGCATTCGACAAGGACGAATACGAATTCATCGAGTTGAAGAACATCGGCCCGGCCCCGCAGCCTCTGGCGGGGGTCAAGCTGACCGATGGCATCTACTACGCCTTCGCCGACAACTCCCCGATGCGGCTCGAACCGGACGGCTGCATCGTGATCGCCAAGAACCGCGAGGCCTTCGTCAGCCGGTACGGCGACGGCATTTCGCTCGCCCCCGACATCTACACGGGCAATCTGAGCAACAGCGGCGAGACGATCAAGCTCGAAGACCGTACCAACAGCACGATCCTCGAATTCGAGTACGACGACGACTGGTACAAAGAGACCGACGGCGGCGGCTACTCCCTGACGATCCAGGATGCCGCCAATCCCGACCACAGTAGCTGGAGCACTCCCACCGCCTGGCAACCGAGCGATGAGCCAGGCGGCTCACCGGGCCGATGAGGCCCGGCCGAATCAGATCTCGGGATCGTCGAATCCGGCCATGTCGTCAAAGTCGTCGTCCTCGTCGG carries:
- a CDS encoding lamin tail domain-containing protein encodes the protein MRVLSRIRLAFVAAVILFWSLASVGGVYDSPAGATLIISEFVASNSRSLRDQDGHYPDWIEIQNTSPQAVDLDGWYLTDRLDDPTRWRFPAVRIGPGEFLIVFASGKNERDPDGELHTNFALQAAGESVALIAPDGTVVHAYVDYPPQFGDISYGLSTQSLRDRTETMLVPEGAQASALIPTDGSLGSTWTAASFDDRRWATGTTGVGYDYPGFVGLNVGAMQGVNTSVYVRIPFYVEDATTADRLILRMKYEDGFIAYLNGHEVARANAPAGSPLPWNAAATANRPDSEAVIFEEFDISDRKDWLVAGDNLLAIHALNVDLVSSDLLVLPELTAIRLDRIDLSQVAEGYLLAPTPGAPNHVALRQIGPAIRDLTENPPPPTANEDMVITARVSETLEPVLGVQLTWVVGLDADRRLMSSDIVDMVDDGTGADAVAGDGIYTAVVPSQFYVAGDMVRWFVSAIDAAGQISRAPLFPYHDNSPKYHGTVVQDPAIQTSLPVLYWFSEQPARTRTRAGGRASVFFDGQFYDNVFVRERGGYTAGGSQKFVFNRGHRFRFSPDHERVREFNLNSNGSDSSYLRQPLAFETMRNAGSPACISFLMLSVLNGSVDRVGIFIEQVDEEFLERNGLDPAGALYKFVQRSSSAPVFNDISSGIEKKTRENEGFDDVAAIVAGLNASSEQRQKAFVFDHFNLPQMMCYLAARCLLQDTDDIRKNFYFYRNTDGTGEWSIFPWDKDWTFGVVGDGGVYTTHPFLGADSHPKAGGSQWSVYLSVIYHLPETQEMFLRRLRTVMDEQLQAPGTPANQLLFEKRIDEMLAQGQGYLSGSVTSLRSYFPPRRSQLYVDHSIHNTTNPPAGGVAGIPDSQPEDAFVTFGEYDYNPVSGHQDEEYIELVNPNAYAVDVSGWQITGGVEHEFAPGTVLIAGGRLYVSPNVRAFRQRLVPATGGQGLFVQGNYKGHLSSWGETLNLLDRYGRLVDTLTYEGDPSDQQRYLRVTEIMYHPAAGGAFDKDEYEFIELKNIGPAPQPLAGVKLTDGIYYAFADNSPMRLEPDGCIVIAKNREAFVSRYGDGISLAPDIYTGNLSNSGETIKLEDRTNSTILEFEYDDDWYKETDGGGYSLTIQDAANPDHSSWSTPTAWQPSDEPGGSPGR